NNNNNNNNNNNNNNNNNNNNNNNNNNNNNNNNNNNNNNNNNNNNNNNNNNNNNNNNNNNNNNNNNNNNNNNNNNNNNNNNNNNNNNNNNNNNNNNNNNNNNNNNNNNNNNNNNNNNNNNNNNNNNNNNNNNNNNNNNNNNNNNNNNNNNNNNNNNNNNNNNNNNNNNNNNNNNNNNNNNNNNNNNNNNNNNNNNNNNNNNNNNNNNNNNNNNNNNNNNNNNNNNNNNNNNNNNNNNNNNNNNNNNNNNNNNNNNNNNNNNNNNNNNNNNNNNNNNNNNNNNNNNNNNNNNNNNNNNNNNNNNNNNNNNNNNNNNNNNNNNNNNNNNNNNNNNNNNNNNNNNNNNNNNNNNNNNNNNNNNNNNNNNNNNNNNNNNNNNNNNNNNNNNNNNNNNNNNNNNNNNNNNNNNNNNNNNNNNNNNNNNNNNNNNNNNNNNNNNNNNNNNNNNNNNNNNNNNNNNNNNNNNNNNNNNNNNNNNNNNNNNNNNNNNNNNNNNNNNNNNNNNNNNNNNNNNNNNNNNNNNNNNNNNNNNNNNNNNNNNNNNNNNNNNNNNNNNNNNNNNNNNNNNNNNNNNNNNNNNNNNNNNNNNNNNNNNNNNNNNNNNNNNNNNNNNNNNNNNNNNNNNNNNNNNNNNNNNNNNNNNNNNNNNNNNNNNNNNNNNNNNNNNNNNNNNNNNNNNNNNNNNNNNNNNNNNNNNNNNNNNNNNNNNNNNNNNNNNNNNNNNNNNNNNNNNNNNNNNNNNNNNNNNNNNNNNNNNNNNNNNNNNNNNNNNNNNNNNNNNNNNNNNNNNNNNNNNNNNNNNNNNNNNNNNNNNNNNNNNNNNNNNNNNNNNNNNNNNNNNNNNNNNNNNNNNNNNNNNNNNNNNNNNNNNNNNNNNNNNNNNNNNNNNNNNNNNNNNNNNNNNNNNNNNNNNNNNNNNNNNNNNNNNNNNNNNNNNNNNNNNNNNNNNNNNNNNNNNNNNNNNNNNNNNNNNNNNNNNNNNNNNNNNNNNNNNNNNNNNNNNNNNNNNNNNNNNNNNNNNNNNNNNNNNNNNNNNNNNNNNNNNNNNNNNNNNNNNNNNNNNNNNNNNNNNNNNNNNNNNNNNNNNNNNNNNNNNNNNNNNNNNNNNNNNNNNNNNNNNNNNNNNNNNNNNNNNNNNNNNNNNNNNNNNNNNNNNNNNNNNNNNNNNNNNNNNNNNNNNNNNNNNNNNNNNNNNNNNNNNNNNNNNNNNNNNNNNNNNNNNNNNNNNNNNNNNNNNNNNNNNNNNNNNNNNNNNNNNNNNNNNNNNNNNNNNNNNNNNNNNNNNNNNNNNNNNNNNNNNNNNNNNNNNNNNNNNNNNNNNNNNNNNNNNNNNNNNNNNNNNNNNNNNNNNNNNNNNNNNNNNNNNNNNNNNNNNNNNNNNNNNNNNNNNNNNNNNNNNNNNNNNNNNNNNNNNNNNNNNNNNNNNNNNNNNNNNNNNNNNNNNNNNNNNNNNNNNNNNNNNNNNNNNNNNNNNNNNNNNNNNNNNNNNNNNNNNNNNNNNNNNNNNNNNNNNNNNNNNNNNNNNNNNNNNNNNNNNNNNNNNNNNNNNNNNNNNNNNNNNNNNNNNNNNNNNNNNNNNNNNNNNNNNNNNNNNNNNNNNNNNNNNNNNNNNNNNNNNNNNNNNNNNNNNNNNNNNNNNNNNNNNNNNNNNNNNNNNNNNNNNNNNNNNNNNNNNNNNNNNNNNNNNNNNNNNNNNNNNNNNNNNNNNNNNNNNNNNNNNNNNNNNNNNNNNNNNNNNNNNNNNNNNNNNNNNNNNNNNNNNNNNNNNNNNNNNNNNNNNNNNNNNNNNNNNNNNNNNNNNNNNNNNNNNNNNNNNNNNNNNNNNNNNNNNNNNNNNNNNNNNNNNNNNNNNNNNNNNNNNNNNNNNNNNNNNNNNNNNNNNNNNNNNNNNNNNNNNNNNNNNNNNNNNNNNNNNNNNNNNNNNNNNNNNNNNNNNNNNNNNNNNNNNNNNNNNNNNNNNNNNNNNNNNNNNNNNNNNNNNNNNNNNNNNNNNNNNNNNNNNNNNNNNNNNNNNNNNNNNNNNNNNNNNNNNNNNNNNNNNNNNNNNNNNNNNNNNNNNNNNNNNNNNNNNNNNNNNNNNNNNNNNNNNNNNNNNNNNNNNNNNNNNNNNNNNNNNNNNNNNNNNNNNNNNNNNNNNNNNNNNNNNNNNNNNNNNNNNNNNNNNNNNNNNNNNNNNNNNNNNNNNNNNNNNNNNNNNNNNNNNNNNNNNNNNNNNNNNNNNNNNNNNNNNNNNNNNNNNNNNNNNNNNNNNNNNNNNNNNNNNNNNNNNNNNNNNNNNNNNNNNNNNNNNNNNNNNNNNNNNNNNNNNNNNNNNNNNNNNNNNNNNNNNNNNNNNNNNNNNNNNNNNNNNNNNNNNNNNNNNNNNNNNNNNNNNNNNNNNNNNNNNNNNNNNNNNNNNNNNNNNNNNNNNNNNNNNNNNNNNNNNNNNNNNNNNNNNNNNNNNNNNNNNNNNNNNNNNNNNNNNNNNNNNNNNNNNNNNNNNNNNNNNNNNNNNNNNNNNNNNNNNNNNNNNNNNNNNNNNNNNNNNNNNNNNNNNNNNNNNNNNNNNNNNNNNNNNNNNNNNNNNNNNNNNNNNNNNNNNNNNNNNNNNNNNNNNNNNNNNNNNNNNNNNNNNNNNNNNNNNNNNNNNNNNNNNNNNNNNNNNNNNNNNNNNNNTGATCAAAGCGGCTGGAAAATgtttcattaagaaaaatgggaatatttATTATGTTAGGCACTATTTTTGGGGACTATGAGGCCCAACAGAATGTATGGTGAAGCCACCACTGTAGCACACCTAGGAAAGGTGTTGGTACCAGGCTTCTCTCAGATATTGACTGATGTCATTTTGTGCTGCCCAGGTACCATCCAAAATCATACAGagttttctgaaagcagagacctgtttttaaatagcttgattaaatatttttagcttgCAAAGTATTTGAAGTGAGACTGAACCTAGAGTCAGAGCACAAAAAACATGTAAACCTAGAAATACCATGACCTTTCCCAAAGTTCTTGTCTCTAGAACCTGGGATATAAAGTTTGTTTGATCTGCTTTCCTCAGGACATTTCCAGGCTGCCTGATTGCTGCTTGAATTGTGTGTCCTACATGAAGAACTTTATGGGAGCGTATTAGCAAGgtaatatattatttttgtgGGCCTCAAAAGCtcaaggaagagaagaaatggtCAGTCTTTAGTGCAAATGGCCTGTATTCTCCTTCCACCTAAACTCTGCTGCTAGAGGTGACCTGAATAGCTCTTATGGTCTACTCCAAGTAGCAGTAAACATTacagtttataaaaaaaatcaatttaaaggCTTAAATTTTTCAAGGAACTGCATTTGAGCCCTAGAAAGTCATTAAGCTGGTTATAGTAAAAAAAGACCCCATCCAAATTATTTGACATTTCAAAAGTAACACCTTATGTCCTGCTGTATAGATACTATCAGTGGGAAAAATGCTTTGTTCTCCCTGTGTAATCTCAGATGAAGCCTATTCTTTTTTTGACAAGTTTGGTTCCCAAAGGAGTTTACAGATTTCCTTGCTTGCagatgtaggaaaaaaaatcagtactttAGTTAAAATGGTGTCCTAATTTCTGTACTGAAATACAAAGCTTCTGTCACTTACACATCTTGTCAGGTAAAAAGGAAATAGTTAAATAAATGCTGACTTCTAAAGCTGAAAGTCAAAGTCTCAGTTAAAGAAATCACTGATGTGtctgattttaaaacatttcagttctGCCTTCAAGAACtaaacaatgaagaaaattttgaacAAAAGGCCTCAAGGAATTCTGGCAGATAAGACAAACTAAACATTCTTGCAACAAATCCTAGGTTTTGATGTATTGTTATAAGATGACCTTTGCATAGAATgattaaagaaatgaaatataaaacaaatctCATCTTAAATCCAGTGGAAATCCAATAATGTTTTGCATCTTACTGCTTACAGTGATTAAAATGTGactattaaattaatttcagtcaAGGCTGTTAAACAGATTTGGCAGCACTGTTCAGATCcatatttaaaaacagcaaaatttaatCCTGGAAGGACATAGTCTGTCCTTTGGAGCTACTTGGAGGAATTAATTTTGCTCATGACTGGTTGCACATCTGAGATTGAATTCAGCCCCAGGATGAGCACAGGGTTGATTCAGGGCCCGGATGAGGAGGAGGCATTGCTGTGCTGGGTGCAGGGACCTCCAACCCGTgtgtctccagctgcagagggccATTTTCAGAGGGTTGTGGTGGGGCTGCTTTGCCTGTGCGCTATAATCAGTGTTTCTGTGCCCTCCACTGCTACCACATCCCCCACAAACAGCTCTGTGGTTTGACAGCCCTCCACTGCCATCAACCTGGAGTTACTGGTGTAGGGCAGAGGGGGCCTCAGTGTTTTGTAGCCAGACCCATCCTTTGAGAGCTGTTCCCAGGAGGAGCAGTGGCACTTACCAGGCCATAGATATCACTGCCACAGGGGGGAGAAGCCACCAGTAGTAATCCCCTTTGTCAGAGTAGACAGCCATGAGCAGGCCCACCAGGATCCCGTTGTAGCCGTGCAGCCCAGCTGCGATGGATGACCTGCCATGGAAACAATTGTGAGGTGGAAAGCTTTGCTGAAGGTTGGCCGTCACTGGGACCCACTGGAATGCCATTTGTAAGTGCCCTGCTCCTGGTGAAGGGGTGCAATTCAGTGAGATTACTGCCTTGCAACCGAGTGTGGAAGGGGAAACTTTGGGGACTGCTGGATGTTGGAGGGGGATCCTTGTGACTCAAAAGACCTGCATGGTTGTCAGGATGGCTGTCAGAGAGAAAGAACTGTCTGTTTCCAGAGAGACAgacagccacagggacaggcCAGTTCTTCTTGGGCCACAGCTCTGTCTGCACCTGAGTCTTCTGCCTCTAACAAGGGGCAGTGGCCCGTCATTGGGCTCCAAATAATATCACAACCAGCAACTTTAATTAAGTACAGGAGGACACAAGGTGCCACCTACCTGTCCTGACTGAGGGCCAGTGCAGTTAACGTGGACACAGTGGTTCCAGTGCAGCCCGTGAGCATCCACCAGGGACTCTGGATGAGAAGCCCCACTAAAATGATCAGCCCACTGAGAGGGTTGTTGACAAACATCACCTGAGATGTCCCTCGCAAGATCCAGTCCACCAGCTGAACAATTAAAGGCTTCTCTGGAGGAGATCAAGGCAAAACACTGTTGTAAAAGCATCATTTTAGCAAAGCACAATCTCTGCAGCCCCTTTCTGGGCACAGAACAGAAGTGAAATATTAACAGTTCTGTAAAACAACTCTCTGATTGATTGTTGTCTCTGCATACTTTGCATCTGGCACTTGTGAACTAATAGGGATGGACTGGGCACTGTTACAAAATTCATGGAGGGACACACAAACAAGTGATTTATTTATGGTGGTGAGAGAATAGTCAAAGGATTACTTGCGTGGTAGATCACTTTGGATACTGCTATAAATTCAATAAGGAGACAGAATCTTTTTGGTGTATGATTCAAATGAAGAGGGAGAATCTGAAAATACTTTGTATGTATATAGGGAGATATGAAAAGGAAgcaattttgctgttttaagaagaaaatcagcaaCCCTGAACATGGAGGTATAGTGTATATAGGAGATGGGGTCAAAGGTTTCTAAAAAGTAGAAGAGAGCTAGAGAACCTAAATTAGAAAGCCATAATTATAGCTTGGACTGTACTCAGGGCAAAGAGGCATTTCCAGAGGACAAAAAGTTATTGCTCTTTAGAGAAGGTTATTGAACTCGGGCAGAGTAAACAGATACCAAGCATAGATACCTCAGGTGAGTGCAGGGGGAAGGTGGGATGAGGGCACTGCAATAACTTTTCACTGCTGGTTCTCCTACTGCAAATTGACTTGagtttttcttctgcctctcttctgggaaaacagcaagtatttctgagctgctgtgtgttATTAAAGGATGGTGCAAGGAGAATGAATGGGAAAGGGGAGGTGCTTTCATTTACATGATGTTCAGATGTTCATGCAATGTACATATGCAGCTTTTATCTTCTTCAAGATTTGAAATTAATTGTCTTAATTCAGTTGTTCATCAGATGCAGTGTCAGGTGCCAGAGTATTTTCTGACTATGGGTAATGACTTATTCCTAACAACTCCTTCCAGGCAGAGTTAAGGAGGAGGaacaagaaagagaaggaggaggaaggggctcCTTAGAGGAATATGACCAGGCTTGTCTGAACTAATTTTAATTAGTATTTGGTGTTGAGCTATGCAACAGGTATCAGCAATACACTTTGCTTCAGACACAAGTATTAGCtgtaaaaattcaaatacaacCAGAGGACAGTGGCCAAAGCTTTCCAGAATATTGAGTAAGAAAAGCTGTCTACAAAGCATAAAGTGTTGGAGTAAAGAGAAAGCAGGAGGAGATACTCCCCTGTGTCTGGGGATCACAATGGATCTAAATGGATTTCTCTTCGATTACTGGAGGTGTACTGCTAACAACCCTAGCCTTGACAGAGGACCCAGTTTTACACAGCCTCTCAAACCCTCCTCCCCAGTAATTACAGGTAGCTTGGACTGTCTGTTCATGCACTGCTCCTTTCTGCACAGTGAATCTTTGAGATCAGTCTTGGCTTCTATCTTATGGCGTTGTAACACCCTCTCAGTGGTTATTGCTCTCCCAAGGCTGAAAAGTCAAGAGTCTCTGCCTTTATCAGGAGGCAATTTCCTGTCATCAGCCCACAGGTGGACGAGAGACAGTGGCTGTTCCAAGGCagttaaa
The genomic region above belongs to Sylvia atricapilla isolate bSylAtr1 chromosome Z, bSylAtr1.pri, whole genome shotgun sequence and contains:
- the SLC14A1 gene encoding urea transporter 1 — its product is MELGEIVVTKHPNESELYKEEMPRAQDLLCRSGNWIHRGFGYLTGEMKEYGEWMKKKPLIVQLVDWILRGTSQVMFVNNPLSGLIILVGLLIQSPWWMLTGCTGTTVSTLTALALSQDRSSIAAGLHGYNGILVGLLMAVYSDKGDYYWWLLPPVAVISMAW